The Geotalea uraniireducens Rf4 genome window below encodes:
- a CDS encoding IS1595 family transposase, with amino-acid sequence MSLFFLTFFIVYGSVHVYTSAILEKSRWPQGFKCPSCQSTSHCVVWHAQVKTFQCNRCHTQTTLTAGSIFHSTKLPLVQWFQAMYFLTQTKNNVSALELKRLIGVCYKTAWRVKHKLMQVMVEQEQDTILLGRVEVDDAYLGGENPGGKAGRGSENKTPFIAAVETNEKGHPLRAVFTKVPAFNREVVTEWAKRSLSASATVVSDGLACFRAVTEAGCFHTPTIVGKKRKSTDIVCFNWVNTILGNLKTSISGTYHAFDFEKYGTRYLAEVQYRFNRRKDLRGMLSRLISAAATTGKHPEHNLRLAEDWR; translated from the coding sequence ATGAGTTTATTCTTTCTGACATTTTTTATTGTTTACGGCAGCGTTCACGTTTACACTTCAGCGATCTTGGAAAAGAGCCGCTGGCCCCAGGGTTTCAAATGTCCTTCCTGTCAGAGTACCAGCCACTGTGTAGTCTGGCATGCACAAGTCAAAACATTTCAGTGCAATCGGTGTCATACCCAGACAACGCTGACCGCAGGCTCGATTTTTCACTCAACCAAGTTGCCGCTGGTCCAATGGTTTCAGGCCATGTACTTTCTCACGCAAACCAAGAACAATGTCTCGGCTCTGGAGTTGAAGCGCCTGATCGGTGTTTGCTACAAAACCGCATGGCGTGTGAAGCACAAGCTCATGCAAGTTATGGTTGAACAGGAGCAGGACACGATTTTGCTCGGCCGGGTCGAAGTAGATGATGCCTACCTGGGTGGAGAAAACCCAGGAGGCAAGGCCGGGCGAGGTTCGGAAAACAAGACGCCGTTTATTGCTGCTGTTGAAACCAATGAAAAGGGCCATCCACTTCGTGCTGTGTTTACAAAGGTGCCAGCCTTTAACCGCGAAGTAGTCACCGAATGGGCAAAACGGTCACTGTCAGCTTCAGCGACAGTGGTAAGCGACGGACTGGCCTGCTTTCGTGCAGTTACCGAGGCTGGATGTTTCCATACCCCAACCATTGTCGGGAAGAAACGCAAGAGTACCGACATTGTGTGTTTCAATTGGGTCAATACCATTCTCGGCAACCTCAAGACGTCGATCTCTGGAACGTACCATGCATTTGATTTCGAAAAGTATGGAACTCGTTACCTGGCTGAGGTTCAATACCGATTCAACCGCCGGAAGGATCTGCGCGGCATGCTCTCGCGACTGATCTCGGCGGCGGCTACTACTGGCAAGCATCCCGAGCACAATCTCAGACTGGCTGAAGATTGGCGCTAA
- a CDS encoding BTAD domain-containing putative transcriptional regulator gives MAKPVAWVSAPAGSGKSTLVASYLDARELPCIWYKCDEGDADLATFFYYMGLAAKKAAPRYKKPLPLLTPEYLAGIPTFTRRYFEILYSRVMPHCSPSLSRMGMGAVIVLDNYQDVPAESPFHEMAATGFDSIPEGVHVMVISRSGPPSACSRLRANDKIGLLRYSDIRFTLAESMELVQRRIPALDNEHANMLHEKSQGWAAGIILMLERAGLGGTGIEGAADLACDRIFDYFAGEIFDRMEQVVRDFLLKTAFLSVLSVPLADRLTGSGSAGRILSTLNRRHYFTERLSGSEQAYQYHPLFREFLLNRAETACAPDEVAAVQRKAALLLEQDGRMEEAARLYGDAGDRDGLGRMVTGHARELLGQGRSKTVEEWLAAIPGGPADDEPWLLYWSGMCAIPVDMPRGRASLEKAFASFRAMGDTTGIYLSWAGIVDTYAFGLDEWQPLDGCITLFEELRSIWPDFPSQETDLIASSRMLIALTLRKTDQPQWVQEWLQRVSALLQENPSFDIQMDTMFCMSVYYLWKGEYDKNALLLERAGAEIRQRKPSPFAVIRLKLMKGIHYWITAQYDAALSTLAEGLEISTESGVLVFDSLLWGFRAAAEMASGNRELASDLLKQQMSTLLGMEKTLDSYFYHVNAAWFAILTGVPSRAVEHLDIVAAKAERMGTPYYRALWHIGVAQTEFMLGHLKEAKKHIQNALRMSQTMKSQVLEWYALLISAWFQLRHGKQTEGLLSLHRSLSLGRRHGYVHLEFYQPDVMRFLFAVALEEGIEPDYVKGVIRKLGLAPPQPPDCAASACCLEEWPYPIKIYTLGRFEIVKDDEPLHFTGKEQRKPLELLKALIARGGRDVPEERLNDDLWPDADGDQAHKSFETTLSRLRKLLGDETSITCRARQVAINPRCCWVDTLALNHVFEKIGQAPPEQSVLLREKAFGLYNGNFLPADTALSFVIASRETLRNRLLRIILAAGRHCEQAGEWEQAADYYAKGIETDNLAEEVYRCLMVCQRNLGNNAAVAKTFNRCRSLLQSELGIEPSPETTAVYTAMVHQQ, from the coding sequence TTGGCTAAACCTGTCGCATGGGTATCCGCGCCTGCCGGTTCGGGCAAGTCAACACTTGTTGCAAGCTATCTTGACGCGCGGGAACTTCCCTGCATCTGGTATAAATGCGATGAAGGGGACGCGGATCTCGCCACGTTCTTCTATTACATGGGGCTTGCCGCAAAGAAGGCCGCACCGCGTTACAAGAAGCCCCTCCCTCTGCTGACGCCGGAATATCTGGCCGGCATCCCCACCTTTACCAGAAGATATTTCGAGATACTCTACAGCCGCGTAATGCCTCATTGCTCTCCCTCCTTATCGAGGATGGGGATGGGAGCGGTCATCGTTCTCGACAATTATCAGGATGTGCCCGCTGAATCCCCATTTCACGAAATGGCGGCCACCGGTTTTGACAGTATCCCCGAAGGTGTTCATGTCATGGTGATAAGCCGTAGCGGCCCGCCGTCCGCCTGTTCCCGCCTCCGGGCAAATGATAAGATCGGCCTGCTGCGGTACAGCGACATCCGTTTTACCCTTGCAGAATCAATGGAGCTTGTTCAGAGACGCATACCGGCTCTGGATAATGAACACGCAAATATGCTGCACGAAAAGTCGCAGGGCTGGGCCGCAGGCATCATCCTGATGCTCGAACGGGCAGGGCTCGGCGGAACGGGAATCGAAGGGGCGGCGGATCTTGCCTGTGACAGGATATTCGATTACTTTGCCGGAGAGATATTCGACAGGATGGAACAGGTGGTTCGGGATTTCCTGCTGAAGACCGCCTTCCTCTCCGTGCTCAGCGTACCGCTGGCCGACAGGCTGACCGGGTCCGGCAGTGCGGGGCGCATCCTCTCCACCTTGAACCGCCGCCATTATTTTACGGAACGGCTCTCCGGCAGCGAACAGGCCTACCAGTACCACCCCTTGTTCCGGGAGTTTCTCCTGAACCGGGCAGAAACGGCATGCGCTCCCGATGAAGTGGCCGCTGTCCAAAGAAAGGCCGCACTGCTCCTGGAACAGGACGGCCGGATGGAGGAGGCGGCACGGCTGTACGGCGATGCCGGAGACCGGGATGGTCTCGGCCGCATGGTGACCGGTCATGCCAGGGAACTCCTGGGGCAGGGACGCAGCAAGACCGTCGAGGAATGGCTGGCAGCCATCCCCGGCGGGCCGGCGGACGATGAGCCGTGGCTTCTGTACTGGAGCGGGATGTGCGCCATCCCGGTGGATATGCCCCGCGGCCGGGCATCCCTGGAAAAGGCTTTCGCGTCGTTCCGGGCCATGGGCGACACCACCGGCATCTATCTTTCCTGGGCCGGCATTGTGGATACCTATGCCTTCGGGCTGGACGAGTGGCAGCCCTTGGACGGTTGCATAACGCTCTTCGAAGAACTTCGGAGCATCTGGCCCGACTTTCCCTCGCAAGAGACAGACCTGATCGCATCATCCCGGATGCTCATCGCGCTTACCTTGCGAAAGACCGACCAGCCGCAGTGGGTACAGGAATGGTTGCAGCGTGTTTCCGCGCTCCTTCAGGAAAACCCCTCTTTTGACATCCAGATGGACACCATGTTCTGCATGAGCGTTTATTACCTGTGGAAAGGGGAGTACGACAAAAATGCCCTGCTGTTAGAGCGGGCCGGGGCTGAGATCCGTCAGCGCAAGCCGTCCCCCTTTGCCGTCATCCGGCTGAAATTGATGAAAGGGATTCATTACTGGATTACCGCCCAGTATGATGCGGCCTTGAGCACACTTGCCGAAGGGCTGGAAATCTCTACCGAAAGCGGCGTGCTTGTCTTTGATTCCCTGCTGTGGGGATTCCGGGCGGCTGCGGAAATGGCATCGGGCAACCGGGAGCTGGCGTCGGACCTGTTGAAACAGCAGATGTCCACTCTGCTTGGCATGGAGAAAACGCTGGACAGCTACTTCTACCACGTCAACGCCGCCTGGTTTGCGATCCTCACCGGCGTGCCGTCCCGTGCCGTTGAACATCTGGACATCGTGGCTGCAAAGGCAGAGCGGATGGGGACTCCCTATTACCGTGCGCTCTGGCATATCGGCGTTGCCCAGACCGAGTTTATGCTCGGTCACCTTAAGGAGGCCAAAAAACACATCCAGAATGCACTCCGGATGAGCCAGACCATGAAGAGCCAGGTCTTGGAGTGGTATGCGCTTCTGATTTCCGCCTGGTTTCAGTTGCGCCATGGCAAACAGACGGAAGGGCTGCTGTCGCTGCACCGCAGCCTGTCGCTGGGGCGGCGGCACGGCTATGTCCACCTGGAATTCTATCAGCCCGATGTCATGCGCTTCCTGTTTGCCGTGGCGCTGGAAGAAGGGATCGAACCCGATTACGTGAAAGGGGTCATCAGGAAACTCGGGCTTGCTCCCCCGCAACCTCCCGACTGCGCCGCTTCGGCATGTTGCCTTGAGGAGTGGCCGTACCCGATAAAAATCTACACCCTCGGCAGGTTCGAGATCGTCAAGGACGATGAGCCGCTGCATTTTACCGGCAAGGAACAGAGAAAACCGCTGGAACTGCTCAAGGCGCTCATTGCCCGCGGCGGTCGTGACGTACCCGAAGAGCGGCTTAACGACGACCTCTGGCCCGATGCCGACGGCGACCAGGCGCACAAATCGTTCGAGACCACCCTGAGCCGCCTGCGCAAGCTGCTCGGCGACGAGACCTCCATCACCTGCCGGGCGCGGCAGGTGGCCATAAATCCGCGCTGTTGCTGGGTGGACACGCTAGCCCTGAATCATGTTTTCGAGAAGATCGGGCAGGCTCCGCCCGAACAGAGCGTGCTGCTTCGTGAAAAGGCGTTTGGCCTCTATAATGGTAACTTTCTTCCTGCAGACACCGCCCTCTCCTTTGTAATTGCCAGCCGCGAAACGCTCAGGAACAGGCTGCTCCGCATCATCCTTGCAGCGGGTCGCCATTGCGAGCAGGCCGGGGAATGGGAGCAGGCCGCCGATTATTATGCAAAAGGCATCGAGACGGACAATCTGGCCGAAGAGGTCTACCGGTGTCTCATGGTCTGCCAGCGCAACCTCGGCAATAACGCCGCTGTCGCCAAAACCTTTAACCGTTGCCGCAGCCTGCTTCAGTCCGAGCTGGGCATAGAACCCTCCCCCGAAACCACCGCCGTTTACACCGCCATGGTTCACCAACAATAA
- a CDS encoding BACON domain-containing protein, whose product MNLHNKSEVTLQDCQAFNESLDNGSNAKWRYQFREVSPIIYFAFVDFTRASELQHGMFQPINQWLWRFSGDVREGYDAKWFRSKFAVDHVCSQGKDIAAYWLSKFEHIHMCAGETFFVSLPYPPLLMVDKNMSLDKAGQSKAVDIGVGRDWSVFPGQPWCRIEPASGTADNTRVNITADENTTGASRNAIITFKTRDIKGSATTDLFQSHY is encoded by the coding sequence TTGAATTTGCATAACAAAAGCGAAGTCACCTTGCAAGATTGCCAGGCATTCAACGAGTCTCTCGATAACGGGTCGAACGCCAAGTGGCGCTATCAGTTCCGCGAGGTCTCTCCGATAATATACTTCGCGTTCGTCGACTTCACTCGTGCGTCGGAGCTGCAGCACGGCATGTTTCAGCCAATCAATCAATGGCTCTGGCGGTTTTCCGGTGATGTACGCGAGGGTTACGATGCCAAGTGGTTCCGCTCGAAATTCGCAGTGGATCATGTCTGCAGCCAGGGAAAAGATATCGCAGCCTATTGGTTGTCCAAGTTTGAACACATACACATGTGTGCCGGCGAGACCTTTTTCGTGTCGCTGCCGTACCCTCCGCTGCTGATGGTTGACAAGAATATGAGCCTTGACAAGGCGGGGCAATCCAAGGCCGTGGACATCGGCGTAGGGCGCGACTGGTCGGTTTTTCCCGGCCAGCCCTGGTGCCGTATAGAACCGGCGAGCGGGACAGCGGACAACACGCGGGTAAACATCACGGCGGACGAGAACACCACAGGGGCCAGCCGTAATGCAATCATTACCTTCAAGACCAGGGATATCAAGGGGTCAGCCACGACAGATCTTTTCCAGTCGCACTACTGA
- a CDS encoding WD40/YVTN/BNR-like repeat-containing protein, with product MTKSRPYRPAGWLAAAFMAAWFGLTPATARGGSFFVGAQNDNGSGDAMANCASSGNSDCTLSSAIQAANNAGPGPHTITLVSNVALTGRMRRLIEQSVTIAPVSGVRSVSCSAGSSGRPFLIGGALAGTTTGGVVYPPLNNLNVTLKGITVNSCMVKGGDSGQYGGAGAGLGGALFVYGGNVTLENISFTNNGAQGGGVTLATNIGGAGMLGASTSAVNGGGGLWADAADNSGACSGLGDYADCTVTGFGGGAAAASATGSSGGPGQFGGGGSPGSGGFGGGSGGGGGTGGYANTYMNAIYFGGARTPGATGGAGAGAGMGGAIFVRSGLLTLKKVSFSGNSATAGSGGQNAAAGYGGALFVCTSDLDNDSSASGAKGSCSAAIDLAGSCGVSFNGNIAGTGNADYYWNGNATALSAIPACPATGPVSSIVVDPLTSTILYAGLDGVGIYRSADRGATWSVAAQQPASLRVKALTIDKSDTTRLYAASYGGGMFKSTDSGGHWAACSTQPPNLNVLSLGMDKNGKLFAGTEAGAFVSNNGCGTWAVMTRGLP from the coding sequence ATGACGAAAAGCAGACCGTACAGACCAGCGGGATGGTTGGCTGCGGCCTTCATGGCAGCCTGGTTCGGGCTGACTCCTGCAACTGCGCGGGGAGGCAGCTTCTTTGTGGGTGCGCAAAACGACAACGGCAGCGGCGACGCCATGGCCAACTGCGCCAGCAGCGGCAACAGCGACTGCACCCTCTCTTCGGCGATCCAGGCGGCCAACAATGCCGGGCCTGGCCCGCACACGATCACCCTCGTGAGCAACGTCGCGCTCACCGGCCGGATGCGGCGACTGATCGAGCAGAGCGTCACCATCGCTCCGGTCAGCGGAGTGCGCAGTGTCTCGTGCAGCGCCGGCAGCAGCGGTCGTCCCTTCCTGATCGGCGGCGCTCTGGCCGGCACCACAACTGGCGGCGTTGTCTATCCGCCACTGAACAACCTCAACGTGACGCTCAAGGGTATTACGGTCAACAGCTGCATGGTCAAAGGGGGGGACAGCGGCCAGTACGGCGGCGCCGGCGCCGGACTGGGCGGGGCGCTCTTCGTGTACGGCGGCAACGTCACCCTGGAGAACATCTCCTTCACCAACAACGGCGCCCAGGGAGGGGGTGTCACCCTGGCCACCAATATCGGCGGCGCCGGCATGTTGGGCGCCTCCACGAGCGCTGTTAATGGCGGCGGCGGTCTCTGGGCCGATGCGGCCGATAACAGCGGCGCCTGCTCCGGACTTGGCGACTATGCGGACTGTACGGTAACCGGTTTCGGGGGTGGCGCTGCCGCCGCCAGCGCCACCGGCAGCAGTGGCGGGCCGGGACAGTTTGGTGGCGGTGGCAGCCCCGGCAGCGGAGGTTTCGGCGGCGGCAGTGGCGGTGGTGGCGGTACTGGAGGCTATGCCAATACTTATATGAATGCGATATATTTTGGTGGAGCGAGAACTCCCGGTGCCACCGGTGGCGCCGGCGCCGGCGCCGGCATGGGGGGGGCAATCTTTGTCCGTTCTGGCCTCCTCACCCTGAAAAAGGTCAGTTTCAGCGGCAACAGCGCCACGGCAGGCAGTGGCGGCCAGAACGCTGCTGCCGGTTACGGCGGCGCGCTCTTCGTCTGCACCAGCGACCTGGATAACGACAGCAGCGCCAGCGGCGCCAAGGGGAGCTGCAGTGCTGCCATCGACCTGGCCGGTTCCTGCGGCGTCAGCTTCAACGGTAACATCGCCGGCACCGGCAATGCCGATTATTACTGGAACGGCAATGCCACGGCCCTCAGCGCCATTCCGGCCTGTCCCGCCACAGGACCGGTCAGCAGCATCGTCGTCGATCCGCTCACCTCGACCATCCTCTATGCCGGGCTGGACGGCGTCGGGATCTACCGGAGCGCCGACCGCGGCGCCACCTGGAGCGTGGCGGCCCAACAGCCGGCCAGCCTGCGGGTCAAGGCGCTGACGATCGACAAGAGCGACACCACCAGATTATACGCCGCGAGCTACGGCGGCGGGATGTTCAAGAGCACGGACAGCGGCGGCCACTGGGCCGCCTGCAGCACCCAGCCGCCGAACCTGAACGTACTGTCGCTGGGGATGGACAAGAACGGCAAGCTCTTCGCCGGCACCGAGGCCGGGGCGTTCGTGAGCAATAACGGCTGCGGGACGTGGGCGGTCATGACCCGCGGGCTGCCGTAA
- a CDS encoding LamG-like jellyroll fold domain-containing protein, which yields MIRFRLLSLTGALLLALVLPPAGQVFAAAPTNGLVAWYPFNANANDASGTGNNGNDHAGTISGPSRSALDQFGRTNHAYFFDGSYNAFDFITVPDSPSLSFTNGFSASLWVNFTAVNDLYFGYDFQSIFTKDNFNSLGLMLRNSDHLLLFYHAGLSQPYSQYSWSDVQPGVWYNVTITYDGSSHTTRFFINGTEKSATAVTGTLTANSLPLIIGADNVNGLPYPFTGKLDSIRFYNRALSAAEVLAIYNDDKQLPTSVEGGELHSCGVKPDGSVACWGDNSKGQAPAVVAGPFTLVSAGESHTCGVKTDGTVACWGLNSSGQAPVAAIGPLSKGIVGTNFSQGLTVNGGKTPYTFTIVSGTLPPGLGLSASGTLSGASTTVGTYSFTVRVLDATGLIGNSQNLQMTVKYGSAAGVASNLNPAVYGPAITFTATVTATPPGAAGTVTFKEGATPICSGVTISGVSRSPLPPP from the coding sequence ATGATCAGATTCCGTTTATTGTCTCTCACCGGAGCGCTGCTGCTGGCACTGGTGCTGCCGCCTGCCGGGCAGGTCTTTGCGGCGGCGCCGACCAACGGTCTGGTGGCCTGGTATCCGTTTAACGCCAACGCCAACGATGCCAGCGGCACCGGCAATAACGGCAACGACCATGCCGGCACCATCAGTGGGCCGTCGCGATCCGCCCTGGACCAGTTCGGGCGGACGAATCATGCCTATTTCTTTGACGGCTCTTACAACGCATTCGATTTCATCACCGTGCCTGACTCCCCCAGCCTGAGCTTCACCAACGGCTTCAGCGCCTCGTTATGGGTGAATTTCACCGCGGTGAACGACCTATACTTTGGCTACGACTTTCAGTCGATCTTTACCAAGGATAACTTTAACAGCCTTGGTCTGATGCTCAGAAACTCCGATCACTTACTCCTGTTTTATCATGCCGGTTTGAGCCAGCCCTATTCCCAATACTCCTGGTCGGATGTTCAGCCTGGTGTCTGGTATAACGTCACCATCACCTACGACGGCAGCAGTCATACCACCCGATTCTTTATCAACGGGACCGAGAAGAGCGCCACCGCGGTGACCGGCACCCTGACTGCCAATAGCCTGCCGCTGATTATCGGCGCGGATAACGTCAACGGTCTGCCCTATCCCTTCACCGGCAAACTCGATTCCATCCGTTTCTACAACCGGGCTTTGTCGGCGGCAGAGGTGCTGGCCATCTACAACGACGACAAACAGCTCCCAACCTCCGTAGAAGGGGGGGAACTTCACTCCTGCGGAGTAAAACCCGACGGCAGCGTCGCCTGCTGGGGAGACAATTCCAAGGGGCAGGCTCCTGCTGTCGTGGCCGGGCCGTTCACCCTGGTAAGCGCGGGTGAAAGCCATACCTGCGGGGTCAAGACGGATGGTACGGTCGCCTGCTGGGGATTAAACTCCTCCGGCCAGGCGCCGGTTGCCGCCATCGGTCCGTTGTCCAAGGGGATTGTGGGAACTAACTTCTCACAGGGACTAACCGTGAATGGCGGCAAAACACCTTACACCTTTACTATCGTCTCCGGCACGCTCCCACCTGGCCTCGGTTTGTCCGCCAGCGGCACGCTCAGCGGCGCCTCCACGACAGTCGGTACCTATTCATTCACCGTCAGGGTCTTGGACGCAACCGGTCTGATAGGAAACAGTCAAAACCTGCAAATGACGGTAAAGTACGGCTCCGCTGCCGGGGTTGCCTCAAACCTCAATCCCGCAGTCTACGGTCCGGCGATCACCTTTACCGCCACGGTCACTGCGACGCCGCCGGGGGCGGCCGGCACGGTGACTTTCAAGGAAGGTGCCACCCCGATCTGCTCCGGGGTTACCATAAGCGGCGTCAGCCGGTCACCTTTACCGCCACCGTAA
- a CDS encoding MBG domain-containing protein has product MATLGNLSATYDGSPKSATATTTPAGLAVTITYNGSAIPPTTPGTIRSSPRSATLTITSVC; this is encoded by the coding sequence ATCGCCACCCTCGGCAACCTGTCGGCAACCTATGATGGCTCGCCAAAGTCCGCCACGGCAACTACCACGCCGGCCGGACTTGCCGTCACGATCACCTACAACGGTTCCGCCATTCCCCCGACCACGCCGGGAACTATACGGTCGTCGCCACGGTCAGCGACGCTAACTATCACTTCTGTGTGTTAG
- a CDS encoding InlB B-repeat-containing protein, protein MNKCCLPISLLLTVLLAATAVGAPLPSRWNGAGPFANGLGDRAITALAISDDGTAVFAGTGSGTGSGTVATPGCGFGTSGGCAASDADTVTLTATPANGSTFSGWSGGTGSASACSGNGSCTFAAGQDSSVAATFTLNPHNNVTPAAGANGSIAPNTPQSVNYGATTQFTVTPAPHYHIASVTGFIIPASATSLTVAISSFTAGDDSGVAGYLVSESGSQPAADATGWSVAAPTGYTFSSQGSKILYAFAKDAAGNVSAPAPAAVVITLSDSTAPTVVTFTLPVTLNSLTVAVTSFTASDAVGVTGYLLSESASATANSGNWTSTPTSSYTFATAGAKILYAFAKDAAGNVSAAAGVTVTITLPDITAPTVTGFSVSGSTTSLIVTVSNFMATDDTAVHRLYYYRKFHRAGCGCQRLEFHTSRFLHMCHRRQQDPLRLRQGRFGEYLGGSHGSCQRNANRQYLHHHGCPGGLADCVRRHPPHACPNRDDGRGAAGQRCIGGRW, encoded by the coding sequence ATGAATAAATGCTGCCTGCCGATATCGCTCCTGCTCACAGTCCTTCTCGCCGCTACTGCGGTGGGGGCGCCGCTTCCCAGCCGCTGGAACGGCGCCGGTCCCTTTGCCAACGGCCTGGGGGATCGAGCTATCACCGCCCTGGCCATCAGCGACGACGGCACGGCCGTTTTTGCCGGTACCGGCAGCGGCACCGGTAGCGGCACGGTGGCAACCCCGGGCTGCGGCTTCGGTACGAGCGGCGGCTGCGCCGCCAGCGACGCCGATACGGTAACACTGACGGCAACCCCAGCCAACGGCTCCACCTTCAGCGGCTGGTCCGGCGGCACCGGTTCGGCTTCGGCCTGCTCGGGCAACGGGAGCTGCACCTTTGCCGCCGGCCAGGATTCGAGCGTGGCGGCCACGTTCACCCTGAATCCTCATAACAACGTAACCCCGGCGGCCGGGGCCAACGGCAGCATTGCCCCGAACACCCCGCAAAGCGTCAATTACGGCGCCACCACCCAGTTCACGGTGACGCCGGCCCCCCATTACCATATCGCCTCGGTGACCGGCTTCATCATCCCGGCCAGCGCCACCAGTCTGACGGTTGCCATCAGCAGCTTTACCGCGGGGGACGACAGCGGTGTTGCCGGCTATCTGGTCAGCGAATCGGGCAGCCAGCCTGCCGCAGATGCCACCGGCTGGAGCGTTGCAGCCCCGACCGGCTATACCTTCTCTTCTCAGGGGAGCAAGATCCTCTACGCCTTTGCCAAAGATGCTGCCGGCAACGTCTCCGCTCCGGCTCCGGCGGCGGTGGTGATCACCCTGTCCGACAGTACCGCACCAACGGTTGTTACCTTTACGCTTCCGGTTACCTTAAACAGTCTGACCGTGGCCGTGACAAGCTTCACCGCCAGTGACGCCGTCGGCGTTACCGGCTATCTGCTGAGTGAATCGGCCTCCGCCACGGCAAACAGCGGCAACTGGACAAGCACACCGACCAGTTCGTACACCTTTGCCACTGCCGGGGCCAAAATCCTTTACGCCTTTGCCAAGGATGCGGCGGGCAACGTCTCGGCAGCAGCCGGCGTCACTGTTACCATCACTCTTCCGGACATCACCGCTCCCACGGTAACCGGCTTTAGCGTATCGGGCAGCACCACCAGTTTGATAGTGACAGTCTCAAACTTTATGGCAACCGACGACACCGCCGTCCACCGGCTATATTATTACCGAAAGTTCCACCGCGCCGGATGCGGCTGCCAGCGGCTGGAGTTCCACACCTCCCGCTTCCTACACATGTGCCACCGGCGGCAGCAAGATCCTTTACGCCTACGCCAAGGACGATTCGGGGAATATCTCGGCGGCAGCCATGGCAGCTGTCAGCGTAACGCAAACCGGCAGTATCTTCACCATCATGGATGCCCTGGTGGCCTTGCAGATTGCGTCCGGCGCCATCCCCCCCACGCCTGCCCAAACCGTGATGATGGACGTGGCGCCGCTGGTCAACGGTGTATCGGCGGGCGATGGTAA
- a CDS encoding WD40/YVTN/BNR-like repeat-containing protein — translation MYGNGAFTSAILGGGGLWSSATDNIGACGGLGDYASCAATLFGGGGAPAGFGGGGNGGGVGANGGSTISGAAGAVGGFGAFGGGGGGGGAGGKGGKGGKGGKGGKGGNGGNGGNVGNPIYVVGKGGSGGTGGHGGFGGGGGGGGSGAVGWWMSYPPGAGGGRGGGTAGGFGGASGNAGGGGSYGSYTGVAGARGAYGSGGAGAGLGGAVFVRSGSLTLKNVSFSGNQALAGTGGSGGAAGYGGALFICTSDLDNDSSANGAKGSCGGSVNVAGSCGVSIGSNGPNSAGSGSPDYYWSGNTTALDAIPACSSTGPAGSVVIDPVAPNVIYAGIDGTGIFKSTDSGATWNAPAQQPANLRIKALVIQPGDSTKLFAASYGGGVYASTDSGSHWGACASLPFSQAVLTLTMDKSTPPWLYAGTEVGIFASSDGCAGWTTLNSGLPY, via the coding sequence ATGTACGGCAATGGAGCTTTCACAAGCGCCATTCTTGGCGGGGGCGGTCTCTGGTCTAGTGCGACCGATAACATCGGCGCCTGTGGCGGTCTTGGCGATTACGCCAGCTGTGCCGCTACCCTGTTCGGCGGGGGCGGCGCACCGGCCGGTTTCGGCGGGGGGGGTAATGGCGGCGGAGTTGGCGCAAACGGAGGCAGTACCATTTCTGGCGCTGCCGGCGCTGTAGGCGGTTTCGGCGCTTTCGGCGGCGGTGGCGGCGGTGGCGGCGCAGGCGGCAAAGGTGGCAAAGGTGGCAAAGGTGGCAAAGGTGGCAAAGGTGGCAATGGCGGTAATGGCGGTAATGTCGGCAACCCCATCTACGTGGTTGGCAAAGGCGGCAGTGGTGGAACCGGTGGGCATGGCGGTTTTGGCGGTGGTGGAGGCGGTGGAGGCAGCGGAGCAGTCGGCTGGTGGATGTCGTACCCCCCCGGAGCAGGCGGTGGCCGCGGTGGCGGTACCGCTGGCGGTTTCGGCGGCGCTTCCGGGAACGCGGGTGGCGGTGGCTCCTACGGTAGTTATACGGGCGTCGCAGGAGCCAGAGGCGCCTATGGCAGCGGCGGAGCCGGCGCAGGCTTGGGGGGGGCGGTGTTTGTCCGCTCCGGCAGCCTGACCCTGAAGAACGTAAGCTTCAGCGGCAACCAGGCGCTGGCCGGCACCGGCGGTTCCGGGGGCGCGGCTGGCTACGGCGGCGCACTCTTCATCTGCACCAGCGACCTGGATAACGACAGCAGCGCCAACGGCGCCAAGGGGAGTTGCGGCGGCAGTGTCAATGTTGCCGGCTCCTGCGGTGTCAGCATTGGCAGCAATGGCCCCAACAGCGCCGGCAGCGGCAGCCCGGACTATTACTGGAGCGGCAACACTACGGCCCTGGACGCCATTCCTGCCTGCAGCTCCACGGGTCCTGCCGGCAGCGTCGTCATCGACCCGGTCGCGCCGAACGTTATTTATGCCGGTATCGATGGCACCGGGATTTTTAAGAGCACGGACAGCGGCGCAACCTGGAACGCGCCGGCGCAGCAACCGGCCAATCTGCGGATCAAGGCCCTGGTTATTCAGCCGGGGGACAGCACCAAGCTGTTTGCCGCCAGCTACGGCGGCGGGGTGTACGCGAGCACTGACAGCGGCAGCCACTGGGGCGCCTGCGCCAGTCTCCCCTTCAGCCAGGCGGTGCTCACGCTGACCATGGACAAGAGCACCCCGCCATGGCTGTATGCCGGAACCGAGGTAGGGATTTTCGCCAGCAGCGACGGCTGTGCCGGCTGGACAACACTGAACAGCGGACTGCCATACTGA